A stretch of Bifidobacterium sp. ESL0704 DNA encodes these proteins:
- a CDS encoding peptidoglycan-binding domain-containing protein yields the protein MKESFATRIHRLKPRRVSFTWLLLTVILAIALSVGACALLLPDRPPALLGNAEERQSAPVNTQRYTGTQKVKMIPTLAAKTDLIGNAGGTVTGNWAASGLTSGKAAYKADNRSVTALATATPLYRDLKQGDAGEDVLALNNELNRLGYGAVPGSNNFSSATSAAVRTLMKACGNTSDGTLAMADILWIPNPSVRTTAWSATLGAILQPGTPVGQVPGGLTKLTLKNGQPADKDRTLTVFGQKGVLPAGKTEITDAGFCGKVAATDDYRDYDEASLANGIDASLALATPINVLRVPAAAVFGTQGSKGCIAVPKDKANPDSGAFDVVKVNIEGAQLGASLVQTKGTDAGSIRNVAIGSRIAGESCR from the coding sequence ATGAAAGAATCCTTCGCCACCCGCATACACCGCCTCAAGCCCAGGCGTGTGAGCTTCACCTGGCTGTTGCTCACCGTCATCCTAGCAATAGCACTGAGCGTCGGCGCGTGCGCACTCCTGCTGCCGGACCGGCCACCGGCCTTGCTGGGAAATGCCGAGGAACGGCAAAGCGCACCGGTCAACACGCAACGCTACACAGGCACCCAAAAGGTGAAAATGATACCGACGCTTGCGGCCAAAACCGACCTGATCGGCAACGCGGGCGGAACGGTCACCGGCAATTGGGCGGCCTCCGGGCTGACCAGCGGCAAGGCCGCCTATAAGGCCGACAACCGTTCGGTGACCGCTCTGGCCACCGCCACTCCCCTCTACCGCGATCTGAAGCAAGGCGACGCCGGCGAAGACGTGCTGGCCCTGAACAACGAACTCAACCGCTTGGGCTATGGGGCGGTGCCCGGTTCGAACAATTTCTCATCGGCAACCTCTGCGGCGGTCCGCACTCTGATGAAAGCCTGCGGAAACACTTCGGACGGGACGCTGGCCATGGCCGATATCCTTTGGATCCCCAACCCTTCGGTCCGAACCACAGCCTGGAGCGCGACACTCGGTGCAATCCTTCAGCCCGGAACGCCGGTGGGGCAGGTGCCGGGCGGACTCACCAAACTGACGCTGAAGAACGGACAGCCTGCCGACAAGGACAGAACCCTCACCGTCTTTGGCCAGAAAGGCGTGCTTCCGGCAGGAAAGACCGAAATCACGGACGCCGGATTCTGCGGCAAGGTGGCCGCCACCGACGACTACCGCGATTACGACGAAGCCTCCTTGGCCAACGGCATCGACGCCTCATTGGCGCTGGCCACGCCCATCAATGTGCTGCGCGTGCCCGCGGCGGCCGTGTTCGGAACCCAAGGCTCGAAAGGCTGCATCGCCGTGCCCAAAGACAAGGCGAATCCCGATTCCGGTGCGTTCGATGTTGTCAAAGTGAACATCGAAGGTGCACAGCTCGGGGCAAGTCTGGTCCAAACCAAGGGAACGGATGCCGGATCGATCAGAAATGTCGCCATCGGCAGTCGCATCGCCGGCGAAAGCTGCCGATGA
- a CDS encoding ATP-binding cassette domain-containing protein, protein MSVSVSDLAHRFEGTDMLFEHLDFTVSPGQTVAVCGPSGCGKSTLLSILAGWEKPYCGTVTRTGIDRVGWVFQNPYGVANRSALDHVAFPLLTKGMSRQEAEPKALEAMELFDLGYAADRRFSELSGGEAQRLMLARAVCSRPDMLLVDEPTAQLDTRTAHSVSRVLGNLAGQGMIVFVATHDPDTRDACGRVIDLADYAPKGDEEPEASPVTGNIEEIVNDAAGFGSDTVTLVAGPEREAQS, encoded by the coding sequence ATGTCGGTGAGCGTCAGCGATCTGGCGCATCGTTTCGAGGGCACGGACATGCTCTTCGAACACCTCGATTTCACCGTGTCTCCCGGCCAGACGGTGGCGGTATGTGGCCCAAGCGGATGCGGAAAGTCGACGTTGCTTTCGATACTGGCCGGCTGGGAGAAGCCATACTGCGGCACGGTGACGCGCACGGGCATCGACCGGGTGGGATGGGTGTTTCAGAACCCTTACGGCGTCGCCAACCGCAGCGCGCTGGACCATGTCGCCTTCCCATTGCTTACCAAAGGGATGAGCCGGCAAGAGGCCGAGCCGAAAGCACTAGAAGCGATGGAACTGTTCGATCTCGGGTACGCGGCCGACCGCCGTTTCTCCGAGCTCTCCGGAGGCGAGGCACAACGGCTGATGCTCGCCCGCGCCGTCTGCTCCAGGCCGGACATGCTGCTGGTGGACGAGCCGACGGCCCAGCTCGACACCCGTACCGCGCACTCGGTGAGCCGGGTTCTGGGCAATCTTGCCGGGCAGGGCATGATCGTCTTCGTCGCCACGCACGACCCCGACACCCGCGATGCCTGCGGCAGGGTCATCGATCTGGCCGACTACGCGCCGAAAGGCGATGAGGAACCTGAGGCTTCACCGGTTACAGGCAATATCGAGGAAATCGTCAATGATGCCGCCGGTTTCGGCTCCGATACGGTGACGCTTGTGGCAGGACCGGAACGTGAGGCACAATCATGA